From a region of the Coffea arabica cultivar ET-39 chromosome 3e, Coffea Arabica ET-39 HiFi, whole genome shotgun sequence genome:
- the LOC140038896 gene encoding DNA repair protein RAD5B-like isoform X2 — MEARPIEAEEGREVKLIKSLFGLEKSEQEISNALTQCHNDVTRAINYLIDTPGILAPPVTVKRTVTSTGARILTQIKQENSEEIKGSAGFDKVMVKKEVENFDQSDVGFEKKEVLDEKKVISDGKMSNGLVGRSRLSFDEWLQEQEKNKPSQLCRVKEEPNVVVDDKAVVRLDVAKMENENKGMVKKEVEKIMCVQPLSTWRMSDDEFRRVQMSANGNDTGQSLVAKKDKVEDRMLSTTLIEDGDFPEEPDWLLVGRHVIMGLSTTKGRKLENNEIVHIAFPDRNTSWIKSAIVRFSTKRNGEIGRLPMEWSKCLTPLVNSSKVKVFGRCIAAPTNLHLMQEIMLYLSFYIHHSVFTEGDKSSWKLDAPSDIDTTTYPLLTLFKLLKMKPFQEAEFTPEELDSRKRSLKLGDDYDESVAMLPALKRRKGCPQLPDQNKDEQAISESSLNKLVGAADTYDLKEMEPPETLMCDLRPYQKQALFWMTESEKGVDVEEAAKTLHPCWGAYRICDERASAIYVNIFSGEATTQLPTATQMARGGILADAMGLGKTVMTIALILARRGRGTPEDQESIAKSEGDTEYIKKKKKESDHKVIRKVKGGTLIICPMALLGQWKDELETHSKPDSISISVFYGGDRSSDHRVIAEPDVILTTYGVLTAAYKNDGENSIFHRVDWYRVVLDEAHTIKSSKTLGAQAAFKLSSYCRWCLTGTPLQNKLEDLYSLLCFLHVEPWCNWAWWQKLIQKPYESGDYRGMKLIKAILRPLMLRRTKDSKDKEGRPILVLPPTDIKIIECEQSEAEHDFYDALFRRSKVQFDQFVAQGKVLHNYANILELLLRLRQCCNHPFLVMSRSDTQEFADLNKLARRFLDTNPDSATQKIPSRAYVEEVVEGIRKGENAECPICLESADDPVLTPCAHRMCRECLLSSWRSPTAGACPICRQVFKKTEIITCPSENRFRVDVEKNWKESSKVSKLLDCLERLRKSGSGEKSIVFSQWTSFLDLLEIPLKRRRIGFLRFDGRLSQKQREIVLREFSETGEKMVLLMSLKAGGVGLNLTAASNVFLMDPWWNPAVEEQAIMRIHRIGQKRTVRVRRFIVKGTVEERLQQVQARKQRMIAGALTDEEVRSARIEELKMLFR, encoded by the exons ATCGGAACAGGAGATTTCCAATGCTCTTACTCAATGCCACAACGATGTCACCCGAGCCATCAATTACCTCATTGACACCCCTGGGATTTTAGCGCCACCAGTTACAGTTAAGAGGACTGTTACAAGCACTGGTGCTAGGATTTTAACCCAGATTAAGCAGGAAAACAGCGAAGAAATCAAAGGGTCTGCGGGTTTTGATAAAGTGATGGTGAAAAAGGAGGTGGAGAATTTTGATCAATCTGATGTGGGTTTTGAGAAAAAAGAGGTTTTGGATGAAAAGAAAGTGATTTCCGATGGTAAAATGTCGAATGGATTGGTAGGGAGATCAAGATTGAGCTTTGACGAGTGGCTACAAGAACAAGAAAAGAATAAACCTTCTCAACTATGCAGAGTGAAAGAGGAGCCAAATGTGGTGGTTGATGATAAGGCTGTCGTGAGATTGGATGTGGCTAAGATGGAAAATGAGAATAAAGGGATGGTGAAAAAGGAGGTGGAAAAGATAATGTGTGTTCAACCGTTGTCTACTTGGCGAATGTCTGATGATGAGTTCCGGAGGGTTCAAATGAGTGCTAATGGTAATGATACTGGGCAGTCATTGGTGGCGAAGAAGGACAAGGTTGAGGATAGAATGCTGAGCACAACTCTGATTGAAGATGGGGATTTTCCAGAAGAGCCTGACTGGTTGTTGGTTGGGAGGCATGTTATCATGGGGCTTTCGACTACTAAGGGAAGGAAACTTGAGAATAATGAGATTGTGCACATTGCATTTCCTGACAGAAATACTTCATGGATCAAGTCAGCCATTGTTCGTTTTTCCACCAAAAGAAATGGAGAG ATTGGCCGCCTTCCAATGGAATGGTCAAAATGTCTCACTCCACTCGTAAATTCTTCAAAAGTTAAAGTTTTTGGACGATGTATAGCCGCCCCTACAAATCTTCACTTGATGCAAGAGATTATGCTGTATTTGAG TTTTTACATTCATCATTCAGTCTTTACAGAAGGTGATAAGTCTTCTTGGAAGCTTGATGCTCCATCAGATATTGACACCACGACATATCCTCTGTTGACTTTGTTTAagttgctgaaaatgaagccaTTTCAGGAG GCTGAATTTACCCCAGAAGAACTAGACTCCCGTAAACGCTCGCTGAAGTTAGGA GATGATTATGACGAAAGTGTGGCAATGTTGCCTGCATTAAAACGAAGAAAGGGTTGCCCGCAACTTCCggatcaaaacaaggatgaGCAAGCTATTTCAGAATCATCTTTGAATAAGCTTGTTGGTGCAGCAGATACGTATGACTTGAAG GAAATGGAGCCCCCAGAAACCCTTATGTGTGATCTCAGACCGTACCAAAAGCAAGCCCTTTTTTGGATGACAGAATCTGAGAAGGGAGTAGATGTTGAAGAAGCAGCAAAAACTCTTCATCCTTGTTGGGGAGCATATCGTATATGTGATGA GAGGGCTTCCGCAATATATGTTAACATTTTCTCTGGGGAAGCTACAACACAACTTCCAACAGCAACACAGATGGCAAGAGGAGGG ATCTTGGCAGATGCAATGGGGCTTGGGAAAACTGTGATGACTATTGCTCTGATTCTTGCAAGGCGAGGCAGAGGTACCCCCGAGGATCAAGAATCGATTGCCAAAAGTGAGGGTGATACAGAGTacatcaagaaaaagaaaaaggaatctgATCACAAAGTTATTAGAAAAGTGAAAGGTGGCACCCTCATTATTTGTCCTATGGCGTTGCTTGGCCAGTGGAAG GATGAACTTGAAACACACTCAAAGCCAGATAGTATCTCCATTTCTGTCTTTTATGGTGGGGATAGGAGCAGTGACCATAGAGTGATTGCTGAACCTGACGTGATCTTGACCACATACGGTGTCTTAACGGCAGCTTATAAGAAT GATGGGGAGAATAGCATTTTCCACAGGGTTGACTGGTACAGAGTGGTTTTGGATGAAGCTCATACCATCAAGTCCTCTAAAACTCTAGGTGCCCAGGCTGCCTTCAAATTGTCATCCTATTGCAGGTGGTGTCTTACTGGTACCCCTCTTCAG AACAAGTTGGAAGACCTTTATAGCCTACTTTGCTTCTTGCATGTTGAACCATGGTGCAACTGGGCCTG GTGGCAAAAACTGATTCAGAAGCCATATGAGAGTGGTGATTATAGAGGGATGAAACTGATCAAGGCTATTTTGAGGCCACTAATGCTGAGGCGAACAAAGGATTCAAAAGACAAAGAAGGAAG GCCTATACTGGTTCTGCCCCCGACGGATATCAAAATTATAGAGTGTGAACAATCAGAAGCTGAGCATGATTTCTATGATGCCCTCTTTAGGAGATCTAAG GTTCAATTTGACCAGTTTGTAGCACAAGGCAAAGTTCTTCACAACTATGCAAACATCCTTGAGTTGTTACTTCGATTAAGGCAATGTTGCAACCACCCCTTTCTTGTGATGAG CCGGAGTGATACACAAGAATTTGCAGACCTGAATAAGCTTGCTAGAAGGTTCCTTGACACAAATCCTGATTCTGCAACTCAGAAGATCCCTTCTAGAGCATATGTTGAGGAGGTTGTTGAAGGTATTCGGAAAGGTGAAAATGCAGAGTGCCCCATATGCCTGGAGTCTGCAGATGACCCTGTGCTCACACCATGCGCACATAGAATGTGCAGAGAATGTCTTCTGTCAAGCTGGCGATCTCCAACAGCTGGGGCATGCCCAATTTGCAGGCAAGTGTTTAAAAAGACTGAGATAATCACCTGTCCGTCTGAGAATCGGTTCAGAGTTGATGTTGAGAAGAACTGGAAGGAGTCTTCAAAGGTCTCAAAGCTCTTGGATTGCTTGGAACGGCTAAGGAAGTCAGGTTCTGGGGAGAAAAGCATCGTTTTTAGCCAGTGGACCTCATTTCTAGACTTGTTGGAGATACCTTTGAAAAGGAGAAGAATTGGGTTCTTGAGATTTGATGGAAGATTGTCTCAGAAGCAGAGAGAAATCGTTTTGAGGGAGTTCAGTGAAACTGGAGAGAAGATG gTGTTACTGATGTCACTGAAAGCAGGTGGCGTAGGCCTCAATTTAACTGCAGCTTCTAATGTGTTTCTTATG GATCCATGGTGGAATCCTGCAGTGGAGGAGCAAGCAATCATGCGTATCCACCGCATTGGTCAAAAGAGGACCGTTCGAGTTAGAAGATTTATAGTCAAG GGGACGGTGGAAGAACGGTTGCAACAAGTCCAAGCtaggaaacaaagaatgatcgCCGGAGCCCTCACCGACGAGGAAGTCCGGTCGGCGAGGATCGAAGAACTCAAGATGCTCTTCCGTTGA
- the LOC113734248 gene encoding 1-aminocyclopropane-1-carboxylate oxidase homolog 11, which translates to MVVAGGREVESHAFPSDDRERELKAFDDSKAGVKGLFDAGVTKVPRMFVHEHNIPVVKSGSSSKLDYRVPVIDMRGTNHSEIVNQVRHACENWGFFQVINHGTPEVTLGNMLEGVRFFHEQEAEAKRKYYSRDLAKKVVYHSNIDLYYSKAAVWKDTITFKMVPCPPEPEEIPLVCRDASIEYSKCAMELALILLRLVSEAAGLDATLLENIGCADGLVVKGHYYPPCPEPELTFGTADHTDNDFLTIILQDELGGLQVLHKDEWVDVSPLPGALVINLGDMLQIVTNDKFKSVRHRVLANKIGPRISVASFLRPQYGEGYVSRPYGPVKELLSEENPPVYRETTIEEYTKCFLMKAMDGNAALSHFRS; encoded by the exons ATGGTTGTCGCAGGCGGCAGAGAAGTTGAATCACATGCCTTCCCCAGTGATGATCGCGAAAGGGAATTGAAAGCCTTTGATGATTCCAAAGCCGGCGTCAAGGGACTATTCGACGCAGGAGTTACTAAGGTTCCTCGTATGTTTGTCCATGAGCACAACATTCCTGTAGTGAAATCCGGCAGTAGCAGTAAGCTTGATTATCGCGTTCCTGTGATTGACATGAGAGGTACTAACCATTCCGAGATTGTTAATCAGGTACGCCATGCATGTGAAAACTGGGGATTCTTTCAGGTAATCAATCATGGAACACCAGAAGTTACACTAGGCAATATGCTGGAAGGGGTGCGCTTCTTTCACGAACAAGAAGCTGAGGCAAAAAGGAAATACTATAGCCGGGATCTGGCCAAAAAAGTTGTGTATCACAGCAACATTGATTTGTATTATTCAAAGGCAGCTGTATGGAAAGATACCATTACTTTCAAAATGGTTCCTTGTCCACCAGAACCTGAAGAAATTCCCTTGGTTTGCAG GGATGCATCAATTGAATACTCGAAATGCGCGATGGAATTGGCCCTTATCCTGTTACGGTTGGTCTCAGAGGCTGCAGGACTCGATGCTACGCTTCTTGAAAACATTGGCTGTGCTGATGGACTTGTGGTGAAGGGGCATTACTATCCACCTTGTCCTGAACCAGAACTGACTTTTGGTACTGCTGATCATACAGATAATGATTTTCTGACCATAATCCTTCAAGATGAACTTGGCGgccttcaagttttacataAAGATGAATGGGTTGATGTCTCTCCTTTGCCCGGTGCCTTAGTAATTAACCTGGGAGACATGCTTCAG ATTGTGACAAATGATAAATTCAAAAGTGTTCGTCATAGAGTACTCGCTAATAAGATCGGACCTAGAATTTCGGTGGCAAGTTTCCTCAGGCCACAATACGGTGAAGGGTATGTTTCGCGACCATATGGACCTGTCAAGGAGCTATTGTCAGAAGAAAACCCTCCAGTCTACAGGGAGACTACCATTGAAGAGTATACAAAATGCTTCCTAATGAAAGCCATGGATGGAAATGCTGCATTATCACATTTCAGGTCATGA
- the LOC140038896 gene encoding DNA repair protein RAD5B-like isoform X1, whose amino-acid sequence MEARPIEAEEGREVKLIKSLFGLEKSEQEISNALTQCHNDVTRAINYLIDTPGILAPPVTVKRTVTSTGARILTQIKQENSEEIKGSAGFDKVMVKKEVENFDQSDVGFEKKEVLDEKKVISDGKMSNGLVGRSRLSFDEWLQEQEKNKPSQLCRVKEEPNVVVDDKAVVRLDVAKMENENKGMVKKEVEKIMCVQPLSTWRMSDDEFRRVQMSANGNDTGQSLVAKKDKVEDRMLSTTLIEDGDFPEEPDWLLVGRHVIMGLSTTKGRKLENNEIVHIAFPDRNTSWIKSAIVRFSTKRNGEIGRLPMEWSKCLTPLVNSSKVKVFGRCIAAPTNLHLMQEIMLYLSFYIHHSVFTEGDKSSWKLDAPSDIDTTTYPLLTLFKLLKMKPFQEAEFTPEELDSRKRSLKLGQDDYDESVAMLPALKRRKGCPQLPDQNKDEQAISESSLNKLVGAADTYDLKEMEPPETLMCDLRPYQKQALFWMTESEKGVDVEEAAKTLHPCWGAYRICDERASAIYVNIFSGEATTQLPTATQMARGGILADAMGLGKTVMTIALILARRGRGTPEDQESIAKSEGDTEYIKKKKKESDHKVIRKVKGGTLIICPMALLGQWKDELETHSKPDSISISVFYGGDRSSDHRVIAEPDVILTTYGVLTAAYKNDGENSIFHRVDWYRVVLDEAHTIKSSKTLGAQAAFKLSSYCRWCLTGTPLQNKLEDLYSLLCFLHVEPWCNWAWWQKLIQKPYESGDYRGMKLIKAILRPLMLRRTKDSKDKEGRPILVLPPTDIKIIECEQSEAEHDFYDALFRRSKVQFDQFVAQGKVLHNYANILELLLRLRQCCNHPFLVMSRSDTQEFADLNKLARRFLDTNPDSATQKIPSRAYVEEVVEGIRKGENAECPICLESADDPVLTPCAHRMCRECLLSSWRSPTAGACPICRQVFKKTEIITCPSENRFRVDVEKNWKESSKVSKLLDCLERLRKSGSGEKSIVFSQWTSFLDLLEIPLKRRRIGFLRFDGRLSQKQREIVLREFSETGEKMVLLMSLKAGGVGLNLTAASNVFLMDPWWNPAVEEQAIMRIHRIGQKRTVRVRRFIVKGTVEERLQQVQARKQRMIAGALTDEEVRSARIEELKMLFR is encoded by the exons ATCGGAACAGGAGATTTCCAATGCTCTTACTCAATGCCACAACGATGTCACCCGAGCCATCAATTACCTCATTGACACCCCTGGGATTTTAGCGCCACCAGTTACAGTTAAGAGGACTGTTACAAGCACTGGTGCTAGGATTTTAACCCAGATTAAGCAGGAAAACAGCGAAGAAATCAAAGGGTCTGCGGGTTTTGATAAAGTGATGGTGAAAAAGGAGGTGGAGAATTTTGATCAATCTGATGTGGGTTTTGAGAAAAAAGAGGTTTTGGATGAAAAGAAAGTGATTTCCGATGGTAAAATGTCGAATGGATTGGTAGGGAGATCAAGATTGAGCTTTGACGAGTGGCTACAAGAACAAGAAAAGAATAAACCTTCTCAACTATGCAGAGTGAAAGAGGAGCCAAATGTGGTGGTTGATGATAAGGCTGTCGTGAGATTGGATGTGGCTAAGATGGAAAATGAGAATAAAGGGATGGTGAAAAAGGAGGTGGAAAAGATAATGTGTGTTCAACCGTTGTCTACTTGGCGAATGTCTGATGATGAGTTCCGGAGGGTTCAAATGAGTGCTAATGGTAATGATACTGGGCAGTCATTGGTGGCGAAGAAGGACAAGGTTGAGGATAGAATGCTGAGCACAACTCTGATTGAAGATGGGGATTTTCCAGAAGAGCCTGACTGGTTGTTGGTTGGGAGGCATGTTATCATGGGGCTTTCGACTACTAAGGGAAGGAAACTTGAGAATAATGAGATTGTGCACATTGCATTTCCTGACAGAAATACTTCATGGATCAAGTCAGCCATTGTTCGTTTTTCCACCAAAAGAAATGGAGAG ATTGGCCGCCTTCCAATGGAATGGTCAAAATGTCTCACTCCACTCGTAAATTCTTCAAAAGTTAAAGTTTTTGGACGATGTATAGCCGCCCCTACAAATCTTCACTTGATGCAAGAGATTATGCTGTATTTGAG TTTTTACATTCATCATTCAGTCTTTACAGAAGGTGATAAGTCTTCTTGGAAGCTTGATGCTCCATCAGATATTGACACCACGACATATCCTCTGTTGACTTTGTTTAagttgctgaaaatgaagccaTTTCAGGAG GCTGAATTTACCCCAGAAGAACTAGACTCCCGTAAACGCTCGCTGAAGTTAGGA CAGGATGATTATGACGAAAGTGTGGCAATGTTGCCTGCATTAAAACGAAGAAAGGGTTGCCCGCAACTTCCggatcaaaacaaggatgaGCAAGCTATTTCAGAATCATCTTTGAATAAGCTTGTTGGTGCAGCAGATACGTATGACTTGAAG GAAATGGAGCCCCCAGAAACCCTTATGTGTGATCTCAGACCGTACCAAAAGCAAGCCCTTTTTTGGATGACAGAATCTGAGAAGGGAGTAGATGTTGAAGAAGCAGCAAAAACTCTTCATCCTTGTTGGGGAGCATATCGTATATGTGATGA GAGGGCTTCCGCAATATATGTTAACATTTTCTCTGGGGAAGCTACAACACAACTTCCAACAGCAACACAGATGGCAAGAGGAGGG ATCTTGGCAGATGCAATGGGGCTTGGGAAAACTGTGATGACTATTGCTCTGATTCTTGCAAGGCGAGGCAGAGGTACCCCCGAGGATCAAGAATCGATTGCCAAAAGTGAGGGTGATACAGAGTacatcaagaaaaagaaaaaggaatctgATCACAAAGTTATTAGAAAAGTGAAAGGTGGCACCCTCATTATTTGTCCTATGGCGTTGCTTGGCCAGTGGAAG GATGAACTTGAAACACACTCAAAGCCAGATAGTATCTCCATTTCTGTCTTTTATGGTGGGGATAGGAGCAGTGACCATAGAGTGATTGCTGAACCTGACGTGATCTTGACCACATACGGTGTCTTAACGGCAGCTTATAAGAAT GATGGGGAGAATAGCATTTTCCACAGGGTTGACTGGTACAGAGTGGTTTTGGATGAAGCTCATACCATCAAGTCCTCTAAAACTCTAGGTGCCCAGGCTGCCTTCAAATTGTCATCCTATTGCAGGTGGTGTCTTACTGGTACCCCTCTTCAG AACAAGTTGGAAGACCTTTATAGCCTACTTTGCTTCTTGCATGTTGAACCATGGTGCAACTGGGCCTG GTGGCAAAAACTGATTCAGAAGCCATATGAGAGTGGTGATTATAGAGGGATGAAACTGATCAAGGCTATTTTGAGGCCACTAATGCTGAGGCGAACAAAGGATTCAAAAGACAAAGAAGGAAG GCCTATACTGGTTCTGCCCCCGACGGATATCAAAATTATAGAGTGTGAACAATCAGAAGCTGAGCATGATTTCTATGATGCCCTCTTTAGGAGATCTAAG GTTCAATTTGACCAGTTTGTAGCACAAGGCAAAGTTCTTCACAACTATGCAAACATCCTTGAGTTGTTACTTCGATTAAGGCAATGTTGCAACCACCCCTTTCTTGTGATGAG CCGGAGTGATACACAAGAATTTGCAGACCTGAATAAGCTTGCTAGAAGGTTCCTTGACACAAATCCTGATTCTGCAACTCAGAAGATCCCTTCTAGAGCATATGTTGAGGAGGTTGTTGAAGGTATTCGGAAAGGTGAAAATGCAGAGTGCCCCATATGCCTGGAGTCTGCAGATGACCCTGTGCTCACACCATGCGCACATAGAATGTGCAGAGAATGTCTTCTGTCAAGCTGGCGATCTCCAACAGCTGGGGCATGCCCAATTTGCAGGCAAGTGTTTAAAAAGACTGAGATAATCACCTGTCCGTCTGAGAATCGGTTCAGAGTTGATGTTGAGAAGAACTGGAAGGAGTCTTCAAAGGTCTCAAAGCTCTTGGATTGCTTGGAACGGCTAAGGAAGTCAGGTTCTGGGGAGAAAAGCATCGTTTTTAGCCAGTGGACCTCATTTCTAGACTTGTTGGAGATACCTTTGAAAAGGAGAAGAATTGGGTTCTTGAGATTTGATGGAAGATTGTCTCAGAAGCAGAGAGAAATCGTTTTGAGGGAGTTCAGTGAAACTGGAGAGAAGATG gTGTTACTGATGTCACTGAAAGCAGGTGGCGTAGGCCTCAATTTAACTGCAGCTTCTAATGTGTTTCTTATG GATCCATGGTGGAATCCTGCAGTGGAGGAGCAAGCAATCATGCGTATCCACCGCATTGGTCAAAAGAGGACCGTTCGAGTTAGAAGATTTATAGTCAAG GGGACGGTGGAAGAACGGTTGCAACAAGTCCAAGCtaggaaacaaagaatgatcgCCGGAGCCCTCACCGACGAGGAAGTCCGGTCGGCGAGGATCGAAGAACTCAAGATGCTCTTCCGTTGA